A segment of the Synechococcus sp. MEDNS5 genome:
CACGTCGATGTTGTTGAGGGCAGGAAACCAGTGCTGCACGTAATCCAGCAAGTAACTCACTTCGCCTTCTGATGGAGAGGAGGCCTGCTCCTGGGGGCAGGGGGTGTCGGTGGTGCCCACCAGGGTTCGCCCGAAGAACGGAAGCATGAACAGCACCCGCCCGTCATCGGTGGACGGCAGCAGCAGGCCAATTCCCTCCGGGCAAAGGGTTTGCTTGAGCACGAGGTGAATGCCCCGGCTGGTGAGCATCCTCTCCTCGCAGGAGGGATCCGCCATCCTCCGGATCGTGTCGGAGTGGATCCCAGTGGCATTCACCACAACCCTTGCCTGCCAATGCTCTGTCTGACCGCCCTCGCTTTCGCTGATCGCTCCGCAGAGCCTGCCGCGGCTGTCGGTTTCCAGGGCCACGACCCGCGTGCGGGTGCGCACGACCGCGCCTGCTTGTTCCGCGGTGAGTGCCATCAGGAGGTTGAGGCGCGCGTCATCAAACTGCCCATCGCTGTAGGCCACACCCCGGGTGATGTCGTCTCGAAGGGCGGGAAGGGCGTGGCGTAGCTGTTGGCTTGAAAGCAGGCGACTGCTGCCAATGCCTGAGCGGCCTGAGAGTGCGTCGTATAGGCCCAGCCCGAGGCGGTAGTAGGCCTGGCCAATCACTCCGCCTGTGGGCAGGGCCAGTTCGAGGCGTTTGGCCAGAAACGGAGCTTGCTGGAGCCAGTGTCCCCGCTCCAGCAAGGCTTCCCTGACCAACCGCAGCTGCGCCGTGTCGGCGGTTTTGAACGCAAGCTCGAGGTAACGAACCCCGCCGTGCAGCAGCTTGGTGCTGCGGCAACTGGTGCCTCCTCCCAGGTCATGGCTCTCCAGCAAGGCCACACGCAGGCCGCGGCGCACGCCCTCGTAGGCAACGCAGGCACCGCTGGCGCCTCCGCCGATTACCAGTAGATCGAAGCACGTGTCATTCATGCCAGTGGAGGCTCCGTGAAACGGCGTCATCCCACCGTCGCAACCAAGTCTGTCGCTGATCAAGATCAAGGCGAGGCATGAACAGTTGGGTGTTCTGCTGACGCTGGGGAAGAAGGACCTGAAGGTCGGGAACGACGTCGCACTGAAGGCCTGCGAGCAAGGCGACGCCCCTTGCGGTGCTTTCCAGCTGTGAGGGGCGTCGCACCTGCAGCCCTGTGCTGTCGGCCTGGGCCTGGAGAAGGGGATCCGAGGCGGCTGCACCGCCATCGACGGCCAGTTCTCCCAGCCCATGGCCGATGGCGTCCTCGGCCAGTCGAACCAACCCCGCCACGGAGAGGGCGATTCCCTCGAGCGCGGCACGGGCGATGTGCCCCCGTCGGCTGTCGCGGGTGAGCCCAATCAGCAGCCCGCGTGCCTGGGGATCCCAATGGGGTGTGCCCCAGCCTGTGAAGGCCGGTACGAGCATCACCCCCGCGGCGTTTTCAACACTGAGGGCGAGACGGTTCACCTCATCAGCTGTGGAAATGATCTCCAAACCATCGCGGAGCCACTGCACGACGGTGCCGGCATTGAAAAGGCTGCCCTCCAGGCAGTAGGTGGGAGTGCCCTGGTCATCGGTCCAGCCGAGGGTGCTCAGCAGCCCCGCGTCACTGCGCTTGATCTCGGTCCCGGTGTTGATCACCAGGAAGGCACCGGTTCCATAGGTGCATTTGGCTTCTCCTGGTTCCAGGCAGAGTTGTCCGAGGGTTGCAGCCTGCTGGTCGCCAAGGAGTGCACAGATCGGCACTCCGGCGAAGGGGCAGTCGCTGGCGATCGCTCCGAAGTCACCGCGGCAGGGCACCAGATCGGGTAGGGCGCTGGTGGGGAGTCCAATGTGATCACAAAACGCCGGCACCCATTGGCGCTGTTCCAGATCCATGAGCAGGGTGCGACTGGCATTGCTCATGTCGGAGCAGTGGCTCTTTGATCCGCTCAGGTGCCACAGCAGCCAGCTCTCCACCGTCCCGAAGCAGAGGTCTCCCTGGGCTGCCGCGCTGGAGGCGGCGTCGTGGTGCTGGAGCAGCCAGTGGATCTTGCTGGCGCTGAAATAGGGGTCGAGCATCAGGCCAGTGCGGGTCCTCCAGTCCCGTTCCATACCGGCCTTTTTCCAGGCTGCGCAGACATCGGCTGTGCGGCCGTCCTGCCAGACCAGGGCTGGTCCGCAGGGAGAGCCATCGCTGCGGCGCCAAAGGACGGTGGTCTCGCGCTGATTGGTGATGCCGCAGGCCACCACCGCCTGGCGTTGCTCTGCGCTGATCGTCTGCTCCAGACGCGCCATGGCCTGGCGCTGACTGGCCCAGATCTCCATGGGCGCCTGTTCGACCCAGCCATCAGCGGGGTAGTGAATGTTCAGGGGCGCAGAGGCGCTGGCCACCGCCTGCCCCTGCGCATCAAAAAGAACGGCGCGTGAACTGCTGGTGCCTTGATCCAGTGCCAGCAGGAGGGGTGGATTATCCATGGCACTCCTGTTTCTCAAGTGCTAGCGGTGGTGATGCTCGGCTGCAAAGACCATGCTTCGGGATGTCTCAACGGCGAGCACACCCGCTTGGGTGTCTGGAGCCGTGGTGTATCAGATTTTTCCCGATCGATTCCGGCGCAGCGGAAGGGTGAAGGCGCAATCCAGCCTCGCCTTGCAGCCCTGGGGAAGCGATCCCCAGTTGCAGGGATTTCATGGCGGCGATCTTTATGGGGTGATCGAGGGGCTGGATCACCTGCAGAGCATGGGCGTGACCTGTCTGTATCTCACCCCTGTGTTCAGCTCAGCGGCCAATCACCGCTATCACGCCTACGACTATTTCCAGGTGGATCCCCTTCTGGGGGGGGATGCGGCTTTGGATGCCCTGATCGAAGCGCTGCATGGCCGGGGCATGCGCCTCATCCTCGATGGCGTGTTCAATCACTGCGGCCGCGGCTTCTGGGCTTTTCACCATCTGCTGGAGAACGGTCCTTTGTCCCCTTACCGGGACTGGTTCACGGTGCATCGGTGGCCCTTGATCCCCTATCCCCATAAGGGGCAGTCCTGCGGCTACAGCTGCTGGTGGAACGATCCAGCGCTACCCAAGTTCAATCACGCCAATCCAGCGGTTCATGACCACCTGCTGTCGGCGGCACGGCATTGGCTTGAACGCGGTATCGATGGCTGGCGCCTGGATGTGCCGGATGAGGTTCCCCATGGGTTCTGGGTCGATTTCCGCCGCATGGTGAAGGACGTCAATCCGGACGCATGGATTGTTGGAGAGATCTGGGGAGACGCCCGTCCCTGGTTGCAAGGCGATCAGTTTGATGGCGTGATGAATTACCGCCTGGGCTGGAGCAGCCTGTGCTGGGCTGCGGCCGGAGAGCTGCAGGTTGGATTTGAGAACCCTCTTTACCCCCTGCGTCCACTGGCGACGGAGGAGCTGCTGGCGATTTGGCGCCAGACTTCGGATTGGTATGAGCCGCAGGTGAATGCCAGTCAGCTCAACCTGCTCGACAGTCATGACGTGCCCAGGGCCGCCCATACCCTGTGTGGTGATCGGGCGGCGTTGTTGCTGGCCCTGTTGCTGCTGGTGCTGCAACCCGGTGCGCCATGCCTCTACTACGGCACCGAGGCGGGGTTGGCCGGTGGGCCGGAACCGGCCTGCCGGGAGGGCTTTCCCTGGACGGCTCCCTATTTGGAGGACCTGCGGGGGCCGATCCGAGAGCTGTTGGCTTTGCGCTCGCGACTCCCGAATCGGGCCATGTCCTGGCGTTGGCAGGCGCGGGGGACGGATGTTCTGATCGGTGGGGCGGATGGGGTTGTCGTGCTCGTCAATCGAAGCCGCAAGACGGGATGTTCGCTTGAAGGTTTGGAGCTGCAGGCGGGGGCCGTGTCTAACCCCTGGTTGATTCTCGGGCGCTACGACTCGACAGTGAAATGGCTTGACTGTCAATCTGCGCTGGTCTGGCACCAGCTGGGTCAGTCGAGCAGGATGCACTGATTGTCCAGGATCAGCCAGCCCCATGGGCGGTTGGACGATCGCGATTGGCTTTTAGACATCCGCACGAGCTAGTGGGGTCAGCCTGATCTCGGGATAGCGCTCCTGAAGGGCTTCCAGGCGGGTGCGAAGGTCATGGGCAAGGGCCTGGATCGTCGGATGCTGGCGCTGTTCACGCTGCACCACCAACACCTCACCCGATGCAAAGGTCAGTTCAAAAGGCAGGGAAACCAGCGACTCGTTGCATGCCGCCTGGCTGAGGCAATGGCCGTAGCCGATCGTCACGTCTGTAACGCTGCGGCCTTCCCAGAGTTCCTTGCGATAGCGCGTCATCCGCACTGGGCTGTTCCACAGCCCGATGGCTCTGAGCTGCTTCTCAGTGGTGGGATAGACGCCATTGGGTAAGGCGAGGCTCGGAAAGGCTTGCAGATCTTCAATGCTGAGGGATGGTCTGTTCACCAGGGGGTGATCGGCGCGCACCAGCAGCTGGAGCGGCATTGTGCAGAGCGGAAGGATGCAGAGATCGGGATCCTCGGGATCCGGTTGCTCGGGCAGCCCGCAGATCCAGGCATCACAGATCCGCTCACGGAGCAAGGTCAGATTCGGCTCAACTCCTACCAGGTTGGAAAGCCCAGCGATCCAGCCGCTGGGCTCGGGATCACAGAGCAGGGGCAGGGTCCAGTAGCTGGCTTCTAAACGCAGCGGTCGCAACCCTTGGAGGCGCGCTGCTTGGTGAACCCTGCGCTCCATCTTGAGCAGGGTCCGATCGCCTTGGATCACCCATTCCTGCTCTTCCTTTTTAAGCGTGACGCCGAAGCTGCTGGCGCATCGTTGCTGACGGCGACTCACCGATGACTGGTCCAAATTCAGTCGGTGGGCAACCTCCCGTCCAGAACGCAGCCAGACCAGGCCGTCCATGCAGGCGAGGGTGTCGAGATCAACCATGACTGGGTGCCGCTGCCATCGGTTGGATGGAAGCCCTTGTCGAGACTTGAACTCGAGACCTCTCCCTTACCAAGGGAGTGCTCTACCGCTGAGCTACAAGGGCATGTGGTGGATGGGCCGGGTTGGATTTGAACCAACGTAGGCAGAGCCAGCGGATTTACAGTCCGCCCCCATTAACCACTCGGGCACCGACCCGAACCACACCGGATGAACTTACCAGCTCACATGACTGGGGTGGTCGATACGATCAGGGGCCAGCGTTCCTGCGGGTGATGCGTCTGCTGCTGCTCAACGGCCCCAACATCAATCTTCTGGGGCAGCGGGAACCAGGCCTTTACGGGCACCAGACGCTTTCAGACATTGAAACGCGCTTGAGGGATCGGGCCACAGCGGCTGAGGTTCAACTGGAAACGTTTCAAAGCAATTTTGAGGGTGCTCTGGTGGAACGGGTCCATCAGGCGATGGGCTCGGTGGACGGAATCCTGATCAATGCCGGTGCTTACACCCACACCTCGATCGCCCTGCGCGATGCTCTGCTGGGGGTTGCGATTCCTTTTGTGGAAGTGCATTTGAGCAATATCCATGCACGCGAGACGTTCCGTCATCACTCCTATCTCGCCGACCGTGCCTTGGGCGTGGTGTGTGGTTTCGGCGCCTTCAGCTACGACATGGCTTTTGACGGCTTGGTGAATCACCTCATAAGGGCAAAGGCATGAGCATCGCCAGTACAACGCTGGGCCGTTCAGGCCCATCGATAGCCTCGATCCGCTGGTTGGCAGCTTCCACGAGCGACCGCTGGGTTGAGCAGGCCAACGCAAGGCCCATGGAGGTGTTGATTGACCATGCCCACTGCGAACGCAAGGCCGCGGGTTCCGCGGTTCAGTTGATGTTCCGGTATCTCTGTGAACCGGGTCTGGGCGAAGTTCTCAGCCCTTTGGCGCGGGAAGAGCTGGAGCATTTCGAGCAGGTGCTTGCGCTGCTCAAATCCAGGGGGCGCTATTTGGAACCGCTCCGTTCTCCTGCCTACGGAGCCCTTCTCGCCAAGCAGGTTCGACGGGGAGAGCCCGAGCGCATGCTGGATTCCTTTCTGATCGCAGGCTTGATTGAAGCCCGAAGCCACGAACGCATGGCGTTGCTGGCCCAAAACAGTCCTGACCCGGGGCTTCGAGAGCTCTACGGCAGCCTTTTAAAAAGTGAAGCGCGTCACTTCGGTCTCTATTGGGTGCTGTGTGAGCAGCGCTATTCGCGTGATGTGATCATTCCCAGGCTGGAGCAGCTGGCAGCGGCAGAGGTTGATGCACTGAGAGGAGAGTTGAGCTGTCCTGAGGACGTGCGCATGCATTCAGTTGGTGTGATCGCATAATCCCTGCAAGCTTGAACGAATTTGTTGAGATTTAGAAAAATGTGCTGCCGGTGATCCAAGCCTGAAACGGCGCCCTGGCTCCTTCCAGAAGTGCCAAATAGCTCGTGCTGAAGATGCCGGCAAAGGTGATGCAAACTCCGATTGCAATCAGCAGTTCGTAGAGATTCTGGGTGCTCTCGGTTACAGGACTTGGAAGGGTGCGACGACGAGCCATGGAATCTCCTATGCCTCTTTGTTATGAACATCATTCCTCGGCTGCGCCGTTGAAACGAGTGAATGTCAATAAGTCATTACCTTGTGAAGGCCTATGAACCAACAGCATTTCAACTTTGCGAGAGATGAAGATTGCTGTGGATTGTTGTCGTGATTGTTGAGTCTTTTTGTGCCCACTGGTCGCTTCATGGTGGAGGGCTCAGCAGGCACTCTTGCTTCCAGCCCTCAAAAGGCGAGACCGCCCGCCTTGAAACGTTTCGCCACGCGAGTCCAAAAGAAGTCTGAAGAGATGCGCCAGTGGTTGAGTGGCAGTTCTAGGATTGACCCAATTGTTGTTGGTTGCCAGGTGTCTGACCCCGTAACGGCTGTAGCCGACTCCCTGCAAGCGCTGCGCAATGGCACCACCGACGAGCAGTGGGATGGCTTGAAAGCCAACCCCTTGGTGCGCGATTTGATCAGTCGATGTGCCGACCTTGAGGCAGCCTGGCTGATCAGCGATCAACCAGCTGTTGATGGGGTTTGCACCCGTCGAGGCAAAGTGCAGAGGTCTTCGGTGGACGCCCGTTTGCTTCTTGCCGCCTAAGGCGGACCAAGAGAAATCAAGAAGACCCCGGGTGGCGTTGTTGCCTTGCAGCAGTGCTCTTCTTAGAGCAAAGATTTTCTATTGCATTGGCTCAGCGCTTTTGAGCGTTGGATACCGTTCAGCGATCGGATCGCCTGTGAAGTTGGCGACCCAGCCGCTTGGATTGTTGAACAAGCGGATCGCGCAGAAGTAAGGCTTTTCGCCCATGTCGAACCAGTGCCGGGTTCCAGCCGGCACGCTGATCCAATCGTTGGTTTCGCACATCACCTGAAGCACTTCCTTGTCGATATGCAGGCAAAACAGGCCACGTCCTTCCACGAACAGGCGCACTTCGTCCTCAGCGTGAGTGTGTTCGCTTAGGAATTTCTGGCGTAAGGCTTCTCGATCTGGATGATTCGGCTGCATCCGGATGGCATCAACGGTGGGGTAATCACCGAGGGCCTGGATTCGTTGGATCTCCTCGGTATATGTCGAGAGAATTGCGTTCTGATCAGCATTATGCGCCAGCTCCGCCCTGCTCGCGCACCGATCGAAAGCAATGCCCCGCAGGTTTAGTTCCTGTTGGATGCGAGCCGGATCGTTCGTGCTGAAAACCGGCTCGCCTGCCTGCGCGGAATAGATGCTCAGCTCACTCATGGCTAGGAACCTGTCTGGGGTGCAGTCGACGCTGTTGTTTCAGCATGCTGGACCGGTTGCCGTCATTTCCCCAACGTTGCTCAATCATTCAGGGTCATCGTCGACGTGCCTCACACTTGTGGGTGTAGGCCCCGGAGATCCGGAGCTGCTCACGATTGCTGCTCTGCGGGCCATGGAGCTTGCAGATGTGGTGGCTTATCCGGTAGGCCGGGAGGGAGGCACGGGGATGGCGCTCACCATTGCCGAGCGTTGGCTGAAGCCTGAACAGCAGCGGTTGCCGCTGTTGTTCCCGATGGTGGCGGAAGCGCTCCCCCGAGTTGATGCCTGGCGCCGTGCTGCCGATCAGCTGGCTCAGCTGGTCGGTGAGGGTTCCAAGGTCGTCCTTCTCTGTGAGGGCGATGTCTCCCTGTTCGCGACCGGTAGTTACGTGCAGCTGGCCCTGCGTGAACGGCATCCTGATCTCCCTTTCAGGCTTGTTCCCGGCATCCCTGCGGTGTGTGCTGCTGCAGCTGCCGCACCCGCGCTGGGCCTGGACCTTCCGCTTGCTTTTCAACAGGAAGGCTTTCTCATGCGTCCTTGTCCCGATTCCATTCGTCCACTGGAGAACCTTCTCCAGATGGCTGAAGAGAACCAAACTGTGCTCGGCCTGATCAAAGTGGGGCAGCGCTGGCCCTGGGTCCGCACCGTTCTGCAACGGCGGAACCTTCTCGAACAGGCTGTGTTTGCCCAGCGGGTGGGTTGGCCTGACCAGTGGATTTCCCGCGCTGCCGAGGTATCAAAAGACACGAAACCCTATTTTTCTCTTCTGCTCATCCGACAGTCCTGGCCCCAGGTGTTGCCCTGAACGAATCTCTTCTTTTGCTGACTCCTTTGCAGTGGCTGGCGCTGGCGCATCCAGTGCTGATCATTTTGTTCGTGTATCCCGTGATCGGTGCCACCATCCGCCTCGGCATCCTGGCCAGGGAGCGGCGGCTCCAGATCAATTCCATCGCTGCCACGGTTCCCGTTGAGCATGCGGAGCACGGCCGTTGGGCCACCGGTGGGTTGCTGGTAGCCGTATTGCTCGCGTTCACCCACGCCTTGGCTTCTGGGCAGGCGAGTGTGGCCCTTTGGGGAACGGCGGCTGTTGCTGTCGTTGTGGCTGCTGGGTCATTTGTGGTTCTGTTGCGCTCCAGGCGTCTGGTGCCAAAGCTGATCGGTGCCTGGGGCTGCTGGCTGATGCTTCTTTTGATTGCTCTGCAACCTCTCCCAGGTGCTGGCGAGGCATTCGGGGAGACCACGATCTGGCACTCCCATACCTGGGGTGGACTGCTTCTTCTGGCGCTGCTGCTGCTCACCATGGCTGTGCAGAGGGAAATTGCTGCACGGCTTTGGCTGCGCCGGATGCATGTGCTGGTGAACGTGTTGGTGGCTTTGCTCTTGGCCACGCAGGCGATCAGCGGCACCCGCGACCTTCTGTTGCGTTAGGCCCGCGCTTCAACCAGCACGGCTGCCCGAAGCGTTGACTTCAGCCTGCTGCATCAGGCAGCGTTGAAAGGGGCGTCTCGATGGTGCAGTGAACAGCCTTGTGAGCAGGGCTCCAAGGGCTTTCCACTCCGGAGGGGCCATGCGATCGCGCCAGCAGTTCGGACGGCAGAACAGCCAGCGGATCAGCTGCTTGTGCTCCACGGCGTTCAAGGGGCCCCAGCAGACCGCCAATCGCTGTCCTCTCGCCATCTCCAGTTGCACCGGCAAGGGGGGCACCTCCTTGCACCAGCCAAGACTGGTGCTTGCCACCAGGGGTGTTGTTTCTTCGTGCAGTTGCAGCTCCGCTCCGCTTTCACTGATGGCCTTGAGGGTGCAGGCATAACGATGACCTCCATCGTCTTGCAGCCATGCTGAGGTTTCGATGGCCTGCCAGGGTGACGGATCCTGAGATGGGGGGTCCCAGCAAGCGCGCAGAGCGATGACGAGGCTCAGCAAGTTGAGCACAGCCCACAGAAGGCCGAGAGGGCGACCGTCGAATGCGGCGGAATCCAGAGCACTTTGCGGTTTGAGCAGACCGTTGAGATTGAACAGGTTGAGGGCCAGCAAGGCCAACAGGGGTAGCGAGAGTTGCAAGCTCCAGCTGCCCCGGTCGCGCCGCTGGTGTTTCGGAGTCACCCTGAACCCACCGATGCGTCCCATCAAATTGGCCAGCACGGTCACTGTGAGCGGAACGGTGAGAACCCAGCCCGTGAGTTCGCTCAAAAACGCGGTGCGCGATCCCCGGTTCAACCAGCCTACCCCCATCAGGAGCGTCGCCCAGAGCGGTAACAGCAGCCTGACGGCATCGTCGGCGGTGATCAGGATTGGCACAGTCCCGAGCAGTCCGTAGCTCAAGGGCATGAGCATCAGCACCAGACGCGGCAGGTTGTTGACCCAGTGCACTACGCCCTCGAGATACGCCACCCTTTGCCAGGGCGTGAGGCCGGCTCCGCGCAGAGGCCCTTCCGGTAGCCGCAGGCTTTGCAATGTGCCGCTTGCCCAGCGCTGCCGCTGGCGCACGAAGTCCGCCATGGTTTCTGCGGCCAGCCCGGCGCTCAGCTTTTGTTGCAGATAAAGGAGGCTCCAGCCCTTGCGTCGGAGGTTGATTCCGGTGACGAAATCCTCTGAGATCGCCTTTTCCACAAAACCACCCACGGAGTCCAGCGCAGAGCGGCGGGCCAGGAATGCCGTGCCGGCGCAGACCACCGCTCCCCAGCCGTCACGCACCGGTTCAATCCAGCGGTAAAAGCTTTCCTCATCCGAAAGCAACCAGCGTTCCATCCCCAGATTCCGCATCACGGGATCGGCGTTGATGAAGGTTTGGGGTGTCTGCAGAAGCCCCACCTTGGGATCCAAAAGAAAGCCGATGCTGTTCTCGAGAAACGTGGTCTGTGGGATGAAATCAGCGTCGAAGACGGCCACGAGCTCCCCTCGGCACCGGCGCAGACCATGGTTCAGATTCCCCGCTTTGGCGGAGGTGCGGACCGGTCGATGCACATAGGTGCAGCCTTGGCGTGATGCCAGGGACTTCACCTCCCGGCGTCCGCTGTCATCCAGGACCCACACACGGGTGTGGGGGTAGGTCTGGTTGCAACAGCCGATCAGCGTTCTTTCCAGAACATTGATCGGTTCGCCGAAGGTGGGCACGAGGATGTCCACCGTTGGGGTCCAGGGGCTTTGCCGCCATTGCTCCCGCAGCTGATGCATGGCTGGACGGCGGTCGGGGAAGCGACGCCAAGCGAGCAGAAGCGGCACCATTCCGCTGAGCAGCAGCCAGGCTTCGGCGGCCAGCAGCAGAAGGCTCAGGGTTGTGCTCAGTGGGGTGCTCAGATTCAGGCTTGCGCTGACCCGCCAGAGCAGATAACGCAGGGTGAAGAAACCGATCAGAACAATCAGGCTGCGCCTGCGCCAGATCGGGCTCAATTGCTCCGGAGTTCTGCTCAGCCAGGCGGGCCAGATCAGGACGAGCAGCGGTAGCCAGCTCATGCCAGTTGGTCCTGCTTCCGGCGCAGCAAGCTGAGGGCTTGATCTGGAGTGGGTGCTCGCATCAGTTGCTGGCGAAATTGGGAAGCTCCACTGAATCCTGTGCAGGTCCAGCTCATGTGTTTCCTGGCGATCAGCAGACCGTGATCGCCGCGAGCGGCCACGAGCGCTTGGAGCTGGTCGGCAGCGAGCATGAGTCGTTCGCTCACTCCAGGGGTGGGGGGGACCGGCAAGCCTTTCAGCGCGGCGTCGATCTGACCGACGAGCCAGGGAGCACCCATGGTTCCCCGGCCGACCATCACACCGTCAGCGCCGGTGAGATCAAGGCACTCGCGGGCATCCTCTGGGCTGAACACATCGCCATTGGCGATCACAGGAATGCTCAGGGTGCGTTTCACTGCTGCGATTGCCTCCCAGTCGGCGCGACCGCTGAACCGTTGTTCCCGGGTGCGGCCATGCAGGGTGAGTAACTGAGCCCCGGCGGCTTCGAGCCTGCGGCACCAGGCCATGGCCGCGGCGTGGCTGTCTGCACCCTGGGGATCACTGCACCATCCAAGGCGGGTCTTCACGGTGACGGGGATGCCGACGGCGGCAACCACGGCCTCCACGATTGAGCAGGCCAGGTCGGGATCACGGATCAGGCCGCTGCCCCCGCCTTTTCGGGCGATCTTGCGCACAGGGCAGCCCATATTGATGTCGATCAGAAAAGCACCGGCAGCTTCAGCCCGCCGCGCCGCATCAGCCATCGACTCAGGCCTGTGATCAAAGAGTTGGACGGCGATTGGCCCTGCTTCCTGCTGGAGCTCCTCCACCTTTCCGCGGCCATGACCCAGTTCGAGGCTGGTGGCATTGACCATTTCGGTGAAGAGCAGCGCATCACGGCTCCAACGGCGCACCAGGGCCCGGAAAATTTTGTCGCTGACGCCGGCAAGCGGTGATTGCAGCACTCTGCTTGTGAGAACACGACAGTGGCGACGGCCGCTCAGATGCAAATCCGAATGCAGGTTCGGGGGCATCGGACGTGATCTAATTCGTCTCATTCTGGCCAATCCGCGCAGTCGATCGGCTCAGGCAACCGACTCATCCAGCCCCAGCCGTTGCCGGCTGCGACGCGCCTGGGACTCGATCGCATTTCGCAACCAAGCTTGGGTCGACCAGTCCTCCTGAGTCGCCAGTCGTTCCA
Coding sequences within it:
- a CDS encoding glycoside hydrolase family 13 protein, yielding MLRDVSTASTPAWVSGAVVYQIFPDRFRRSGRVKAQSSLALQPWGSDPQLQGFHGGDLYGVIEGLDHLQSMGVTCLYLTPVFSSAANHRYHAYDYFQVDPLLGGDAALDALIEALHGRGMRLILDGVFNHCGRGFWAFHHLLENGPLSPYRDWFTVHRWPLIPYPHKGQSCGYSCWWNDPALPKFNHANPAVHDHLLSAARHWLERGIDGWRLDVPDEVPHGFWVDFRRMVKDVNPDAWIVGEIWGDARPWLQGDQFDGVMNYRLGWSSLCWAAAGELQVGFENPLYPLRPLATEELLAIWRQTSDWYEPQVNASQLNLLDSHDVPRAAHTLCGDRAALLLALLLLVLQPGAPCLYYGTEAGLAGGPEPACREGFPWTAPYLEDLRGPIRELLALRSRLPNRAMSWRWQARGTDVLIGGADGVVVLVNRSRKTGCSLEGLELQAGAVSNPWLILGRYDSTVKWLDCQSALVWHQLGQSSRMH
- the aroQ gene encoding type II 3-dehydroquinate dehydratase, which gives rise to MRLLLLNGPNINLLGQREPGLYGHQTLSDIETRLRDRATAAEVQLETFQSNFEGALVERVHQAMGSVDGILINAGAYTHTSIALRDALLGVAIPFVEVHLSNIHARETFRHHSYLADRALGVVCGFGAFSYDMAFDGLVNHLIRAKA
- a CDS encoding acireductone dioxygenase, coding for MSELSIYSAQAGEPVFSTNDPARIQQELNLRGIAFDRCASRAELAHNADQNAILSTYTEEIQRIQALGDYPTVDAIRMQPNHPDREALRQKFLSEHTHAEDEVRLFVEGRGLFCLHIDKEVLQVMCETNDWISVPAGTRHWFDMGEKPYFCAIRLFNNPSGWVANFTGDPIAERYPTLKSAEPMQ
- a CDS encoding tRNA-(ms[2]io[6]A)-hydroxylase, producing MSIASTTLGRSGPSIASIRWLAASTSDRWVEQANARPMEVLIDHAHCERKAAGSAVQLMFRYLCEPGLGEVLSPLAREELEHFEQVLALLKSRGRYLEPLRSPAYGALLAKQVRRGEPERMLDSFLIAGLIEARSHERMALLAQNSPDPGLRELYGSLLKSEARHFGLYWVLCEQRYSRDVIIPRLEQLAAAEVDALRGELSCPEDVRMHSVGVIA
- a CDS encoding glycerol-3-phosphate dehydrogenase/oxidase, whose protein sequence is MNDTCFDLLVIGGGASGACVAYEGVRRGLRVALLESHDLGGGTSCRSTKLLHGGVRYLELAFKTADTAQLRLVREALLERGHWLQQAPFLAKRLELALPTGGVIGQAYYRLGLGLYDALSGRSGIGSSRLLSSQQLRHALPALRDDITRGVAYSDGQFDDARLNLLMALTAEQAGAVVRTRTRVVALETDSRGRLCGAISESEGGQTEHWQARVVVNATGIHSDTIRRMADPSCEERMLTSRGIHLVLKQTLCPEGIGLLLPSTDDGRVLFMLPFFGRTLVGTTDTPCPQEQASSPSEGEVSYLLDYVQHWFPALNNIDVGSCWAGGRPLLKPAGADVNSSRVVREHEVETLACGLVSVMGGKWTTCRPMAIDTLQAVEQQLGHTLKAPGMLPLIGSAPDPLQTPALLQSQATSLESLLPDTPQRPQQIAHLLGNHGLAAQQWVSSWSDDDRQPLSDVIPVCRGELRHAITHEHARGVTDVLCRRTRLAMVDQQDAERLRPEVSELLAQAGHSSADAEGRLDLSR
- a CDS encoding precorrin-2 C(20)-methyltransferase; protein product: MGVGPGDPELLTIAALRAMELADVVAYPVGREGGTGMALTIAERWLKPEQQRLPLLFPMVAEALPRVDAWRRAADQLAQLVGEGSKVVLLCEGDVSLFATGSYVQLALRERHPDLPFRLVPGIPAVCAAAAAAPALGLDLPLAFQQEGFLMRPCPDSIRPLENLLQMAEENQTVLGLIKVGQRWPWVRTVLQRRNLLEQAVFAQRVGWPDQWISRAAEVSKDTKPYFSLLLIRQSWPQVLP
- a CDS encoding LysR family transcriptional regulator substrate-binding protein; translation: MVDLDTLACMDGLVWLRSGREVAHRLNLDQSSVSRRQQRCASSFGVTLKKEEQEWVIQGDRTLLKMERRVHQAARLQGLRPLRLEASYWTLPLLCDPEPSGWIAGLSNLVGVEPNLTLLRERICDAWICGLPEQPDPEDPDLCILPLCTMPLQLLVRADHPLVNRPSLSIEDLQAFPSLALPNGVYPTTEKQLRAIGLWNSPVRMTRYRKELWEGRSVTDVTIGYGHCLSQAACNESLVSLPFELTFASGEVLVVQREQRQHPTIQALAHDLRTRLEALQERYPEIRLTPLARADV
- a CDS encoding DUF4079 family protein yields the protein MLTPLQWLALAHPVLIILFVYPVIGATIRLGILARERRLQINSIAATVPVEHAEHGRWATGGLLVAVLLAFTHALASGQASVALWGTAAVAVVVAAGSFVVLLRSRRLVPKLIGAWGCWLMLLLIALQPLPGAGEAFGETTIWHSHTWGGLLLLALLLLTMAVQREIAARLWLRRMHVLVNVLVALLLATQAISGTRDLLLR
- a CDS encoding glycerol kinase GlpK, which gives rise to MDNPPLLLALDQGTSSSRAVLFDAQGQAVASASAPLNIHYPADGWVEQAPMEIWASQRQAMARLEQTISAEQRQAVVACGITNQRETTVLWRRSDGSPCGPALVWQDGRTADVCAAWKKAGMERDWRTRTGLMLDPYFSASKIHWLLQHHDAASSAAAQGDLCFGTVESWLLWHLSGSKSHCSDMSNASRTLLMDLEQRQWVPAFCDHIGLPTSALPDLVPCRGDFGAIASDCPFAGVPICALLGDQQAATLGQLCLEPGEAKCTYGTGAFLVINTGTEIKRSDAGLLSTLGWTDDQGTPTYCLEGSLFNAGTVVQWLRDGLEIISTADEVNRLALSVENAAGVMLVPAFTGWGTPHWDPQARGLLIGLTRDSRRGHIARAALEGIALSVAGLVRLAEDAIGHGLGELAVDGGAAASDPLLQAQADSTGLQVRRPSQLESTARGVALLAGLQCDVVPDLQVLLPQRQQNTQLFMPRLDLDQRQTWLRRWDDAVSRSLHWHE